A section of the Brachyhypopomus gauderio isolate BG-103 unplaced genomic scaffold, BGAUD_0.2 sc62, whole genome shotgun sequence genome encodes:
- the lmna gene encoding lamin — translation METPGQKRTSRGGTSTVLSPARITRLQEKEDLSNLNDRLAVYIDKVRSLETENAALRMRITESETEVSREVTGMKTAYETELADARKTLDSVAKERARLQLELSKVREDYKELKARNTKKEADLESALARLKDLEALIHSKDAALSTALGEKRSLETEVRDLKAQLAKLEVSLSEAKKQLQDEMLRRVDAENRMQTLKEELEFQKNIYSEEMRDSKRRHEMRMVEVDSGRQQEYESKLADALTELRGQHEEQLRIYKEEIEKTYNSKLENARQSADRSSHLVGAAHEELQQTRVRLDTMSSQISQLQKQLAAREAEVRKLEEALSRERDVTRRRLEEKDKEMSEMRLRMQQQLDEYQELLDIKLALDMEIAAYRKLLEGEEERLRLSPSPPPGRVISVTRSSTSGTHTQTRVAQSSSSRNSSGSAKKRRLNDTDSEASSVAGGTVTRTRIAQQASASGRVTVDEVDLEGKFVRLSNKADQDQTLGHWQVKRQVGSSPPIVYKFPPKFTLKAGQSVTIWASGAGGTHNPPSDLVWKTQNSWGSGDLFQTTLMSASGEEMAMRKVTRTLFHDEEEDEMAAHSTCGEGEYNLRSRTVVCGSCGQPSDRAGGASVTGSSGVCSASRTFSSAGGGLPEGFVSRSTFVVGNNQPRQGGANLENCSIM, via the exons ATGGAGACTCCGGGACAGAAGCGTACCTCCCGCGGCGGGACCTCCACCGTCCTGTCCCCCGCGCGCATCACCCGTCTGCAGGAGAAGGAAGACCTCAGCAACCTCAACGACCGCCTGGCCGTCTACATCGACAAGGTGCGCTCCCTGGAGACGGAGAACGCCGCCCTGCGAATGCGCATCACCGAGTCGGAGACGGAGGTCAGCCGCGAGGTGACCGGCATGAAGACGGCGTACGAGACCGAGCTGGCCGACGCCCGCAAGACGCTGGACTCGGTGGCCAAGGAGAGAGCCCGGCTACAGCTGGAGCTCAGTAAGGTGCGGGAGGACTACAAGGAGCTGAAGGCCAG GAACACTAAGAAGGAGGCTGATCTGGAATCAGCTCTGGCCAGACTGAAGGACCTGGAGGCTCTGATCCACTCCAAGGACGCGGCCCTGTCCACGGCGCTGGGGGAGAAGAGATCTCTGGAGACTGAAGTCAGGGACCTGAAGGCCCAGCTGGCTAAG tTGGAGGTCAGTCTGAGTGAGgctaagaagcagctccaggaTGAGATGTTGAGGCGGGTGGATGCAGAGAATCGCATGCAGACTCTGAAGGAGGAGTTGGAGTTCCAGAAGAACATCTACTCTGAG GAGATGCGTGACTCCAAACGCCGGCACGAGATGCGTATGGTGGAGGTCGACAGCGGCCGGCAGCAGGAGTACGAGAGCAAGCTGGCGGACGCGCTGACCGAGCTGCGGGGCCAGCACGAGGAGCAGCTGCGCATCTACAAGGAGGAGATCGAGAAGACCTACAACTCCAAG CTGGAGAACGCCAGGCAGTCTGCGGACCGGAGTAGCCACTTGGTGGGCGCTGCCCACGAGGAGCTGCAGCAGACGCGTGTGCGGTTGGACACCATGTCCTCACAGATCTCCCAGCTGCAGAAACAG CTGGCCGCACGTGAGGCCGAGGTGCGTAAGCTGGAGGAGGCTCTGTCCCGGGAGCGGGACGTGACCCGTCGGcgtctggaggagaaggacaaGGAGATGTCTGAGATGAGGCTGCGTATGCAGCAGCAGCTGGACGAGTACCAGGAGCTCCTGGACATCAAGCTGGCGCTGGACATGGAGATCGCCGCCTACAGGAAGCtgctggagggggaggaggagag actgCGTCTCTCTCCTAGCCCTCCTCCTGGTCGTGTAATATCGGTCACTCGTTCCTCTACGTCCGGTACTCACACCCAGACGCGTGTGGCCCAGAGCAGCAGTAGTCGTAACTCCTCCGGCAGCGCTAAGAAGCGTCGCCTCAACGACACGGACAGCGAGGCGTCCAGCGTGGCGGGCGGTACGGTCACGCGCACACGCATCGCCCAGCAGGCCTCCGCTAGCGGCCGCGTCACCGTGGACGAGGTGGACCTGGAGGGCAAGTTCGTCCGCCTCAGCAACAAGGCCGACCAG GACCAGACGCTCGGACACTGGCAGGTGAAGAGACAGGTGGGGTCAAGCCCCCCCATAGTCTACAAGTTCCCCCCCAAATTCACCCTGAAAGCTGGACAGTCCGTCACG ATTTGGGCTTCCGGTGCAGGTGGGACCCATAACCCTCCCTCTGATCTGGTGTGGAAGACCCAGAACTCCTGGGGCAGTGGAGATCTCTTCCAGACCAccctgatgagcgccagtggaGAG GAGATGGCCATGAGGAAGGTCACACGCACACTGTTCcatgatgaagaggaagatgagatg GCGGCTCACAGCACGTGCGGCGAGGGCGAGTATAACCTGCGTAGCCGTACGGTGGTGTGCGGGTCGTGCGGGCAGCCGTCGGACCGGGCGGGCGGCGCCTCTGTGACGGGCAGCTCGGGCGTGTGCAGCGCCTCACGCACCTTCAGCAGTGCGGGTGGAGGTCTGCCCGAGGGCTTCGTGTCCCGCTCCACGTTCGTGGTGGGCAACAACCAACCCAGACAG GGAGGTGCTAATCTAGAGAACTGCTCCATAATGTAG